One Lysobacter enzymogenes DNA segment encodes these proteins:
- a CDS encoding DsbC family protein, with protein sequence MKRILFAVLGAISLSACAQAPQGAAAAAKTDPAKADAAQPAVPTGNAPKVAAGSADARAVEAVRTLNPKVDIDKVGPAPMPGFREAVVGGQVVYVSDDGRYLFLPGSGGALFDTKAKRNVMEDTLAGMRRDLLKTIPASERIVFAPPNPKHTVTIFTDVECGYCRKLHSEIAEYNRQGIAVEYLAFPRMGIGSEDYKKMVSVWCATDRRKALTDAKSDHGAVSSKQCKNSVEQQYEVGQRAGLTGTPMILNVDGVQLGGYVPPAQLREALDKLAAESKTAAKPAAAVATPVGGL encoded by the coding sequence ATGAAGCGCATCCTCTTCGCCGTGCTCGGCGCCATCAGCCTGTCCGCCTGTGCCCAGGCGCCGCAGGGCGCCGCCGCCGCGGCCAAGACCGATCCGGCCAAGGCCGACGCCGCCCAGCCGGCGGTGCCGACCGGCAACGCGCCCAAGGTCGCCGCCGGCAGCGCCGACGCGCGCGCGGTCGAAGCCGTGCGCACGCTCAACCCGAAGGTCGACATCGACAAGGTCGGCCCGGCGCCGATGCCGGGCTTCCGCGAGGCGGTGGTCGGCGGCCAGGTGGTCTACGTCAGCGACGACGGCCGCTACCTGTTCCTGCCCGGCTCCGGTGGCGCGCTGTTCGACACCAAGGCCAAGCGCAACGTGATGGAAGACACCCTGGCCGGCATGCGCCGCGACCTGCTCAAGACCATCCCGGCCAGCGAGCGCATCGTGTTCGCCCCGCCGAACCCCAAGCACACCGTCACCATCTTCACCGACGTGGAATGCGGCTACTGCCGCAAGCTGCACAGCGAGATCGCCGAGTACAACCGCCAGGGCATCGCGGTGGAGTACCTGGCGTTCCCGCGCATGGGCATCGGCAGCGAGGACTACAAGAAGATGGTGTCGGTGTGGTGCGCGACCGACCGCCGCAAGGCCCTGACCGACGCCAAGTCCGACCACGGCGCGGTGTCGTCGAAGCAGTGCAAGAACTCGGTCGAGCAGCAGTACGAAGTCGGCCAGCGCGCCGGCCTGACCGGCACCCCGATGATCCTGAACGTCGACGGCGTCCAGCTCGGCGGCTACGTGCCGCCGGCGCAGCTGCGCGAGGCGCTGGACAAGCTGGCGGCCGAGTCCAAGACCGCGGCCAAGCCGGCCGCGGCGGTGGCGACCCCGGTCGGCGGCCTGTAA
- the lptG gene encoding LPS export ABC transporter permease LptG: MKPFPKIHDIYVGRVVLSTVLLTWAVLLGLDFMLSFVGEFGDIGKGRYGIMQALAYMALTVPRRAYALFPYASVVGSLMALGQLASTSELTVLRAVGLSRRRLSIAVAGALALLTLLMVFNGETLAPAAQRRAESLKAAAKSNNQVVAEYSGLWAREGDVILAASQGQERSQGADRWLELRNVNLYQFGPDGRLVSIAVAGVAEHRPGGWLLRDVTRTTFHEKSAEKKHIAEERWESKLDSSALMSGTNRPRYLSATALHKAIEDRQRNQLDAGEFEAHYWGRWFYPLNVLALCLAAVPFAFGSLRSGGMSKRLFIGIVFALMFWLLQNQFVELAKVFRFDFRLAYLMPTVVMLSVSAFLFRRRSG; encoded by the coding sequence ATGAAGCCCTTCCCGAAGATCCACGACATCTATGTCGGCCGGGTGGTGCTCAGCACCGTGCTGCTGACCTGGGCGGTGCTGCTGGGCCTGGACTTCATGCTCAGCTTCGTCGGCGAATTCGGCGACATCGGCAAGGGCCGCTACGGGATCATGCAGGCGCTGGCCTACATGGCCCTGACCGTGCCGCGCCGCGCCTACGCGCTGTTCCCCTACGCCTCGGTGGTCGGTTCGCTGATGGCGCTGGGCCAGTTGGCCTCGACCTCGGAGCTGACCGTGCTGCGCGCGGTCGGCCTGTCGCGGCGCCGGCTCAGCATCGCGGTGGCCGGCGCACTGGCGCTGCTGACCTTGCTGATGGTGTTCAACGGCGAGACCCTGGCGCCGGCCGCGCAGCGCCGCGCCGAGAGCCTCAAGGCCGCGGCCAAGTCCAACAACCAGGTGGTCGCCGAGTACTCCGGCCTGTGGGCGCGCGAGGGCGACGTAATCCTGGCCGCCAGCCAGGGCCAGGAGCGCAGCCAGGGCGCCGACCGCTGGCTGGAACTGCGCAACGTCAACCTGTACCAGTTCGGCCCGGACGGGCGGCTGGTGTCGATCGCGGTGGCCGGCGTGGCCGAGCACCGCCCCGGCGGCTGGCTGCTGCGCGACGTCACCCGCACCACCTTCCACGAGAAATCGGCGGAGAAGAAGCACATCGCCGAGGAACGCTGGGAGTCCAAGCTCGACAGCTCGGCGCTGATGAGCGGCACCAACCGGCCGCGCTACCTCAGCGCCACCGCCTTGCACAAGGCGATCGAGGATCGCCAGCGCAACCAGCTCGACGCCGGCGAGTTCGAGGCCCACTACTGGGGCCGCTGGTTCTACCCGCTCAACGTGCTGGCGCTGTGCCTGGCGGCGGTGCCGTTCGCCTTCGGCAGCCTGCGCAGCGGCGGCATGAGCAAGCGCTTGTTCATCGGCATCGTGTTCGCGCTGATGTTCTGGCTGCTGCAGAACCAGTTCGTCGAACTGGCCAAGGTGTTCCGCTTCGACTTCCGCCTGGCCTATCTGATGCCGACCGTGGTGATGCTGTCGGTGTCGGCGTTCTTGTTCCGACGACGGTCGGGCTAG
- the xerD gene encoding site-specific tyrosine recombinase XerD, translating to MTSTPADRRVLAMALPPLEPADADAIASFLDAIWAESGLAQQTLHSYRRDLEGLARWRDGRGLAGADRAALFDYLAWRTREGYSPRSNARLLSALRAFYAYRLRRGLRRDDPTALLAPPKLPRSLPKALAESQIDALLAAPDIEQPLGLRDRAMLELMYACGLRVSELVQLPATAINLRQGVLRVMGKGSKERLVPLGEEAQHWLERYLAQARPTLAGKRALAPLFIEPSGEAPSRQAFWHLVKRYAAAAGIDPARISPHGLRHSFATHLLNRGADLRALQLLLGHSSLSTTQIYTLVAREQLKRLHAKHHPRG from the coding sequence ATGACCTCCACCCCTGCCGACCGCCGCGTCCTCGCCATGGCCTTGCCGCCGCTGGAGCCGGCCGATGCCGATGCGATCGCCTCGTTCCTGGATGCGATCTGGGCCGAAAGCGGCCTCGCCCAGCAGACCCTGCACAGTTATCGCCGCGACCTGGAGGGCCTGGCGCGCTGGCGCGACGGGCGCGGGCTGGCCGGCGCCGACCGCGCGGCCTTGTTCGATTACCTGGCCTGGCGCACCCGCGAGGGCTATTCGCCGCGCAGCAATGCGCGGCTGTTGTCGGCGCTGCGCGCGTTCTACGCCTACCGGCTGCGCCGCGGCCTGCGCCGCGACGACCCGACCGCGTTGCTGGCGCCGCCGAAACTGCCGCGCTCGCTGCCCAAGGCGCTGGCCGAGAGTCAGATCGACGCACTGCTGGCCGCGCCGGATATCGAACAGCCGCTGGGCCTGCGCGACCGCGCCATGCTCGAACTGATGTATGCCTGCGGCCTGCGCGTGAGCGAGCTGGTGCAGTTGCCGGCGACCGCGATCAACCTGCGCCAGGGCGTGCTGCGGGTGATGGGCAAGGGCAGCAAGGAGCGGCTGGTGCCGCTGGGCGAGGAGGCCCAGCACTGGCTGGAGCGCTACCTCGCGCAGGCGCGGCCGACCCTGGCCGGCAAGCGCGCGCTGGCGCCGTTGTTCATCGAGCCCAGCGGCGAAGCGCCGAGCCGGCAGGCGTTCTGGCACCTGGTCAAGCGCTACGCCGCCGCGGCCGGCATCGACCCCGCGCGGATCAGCCCGCACGGCCTGCGCCACAGTTTCGCCACCCATTTGCTCAATCGCGGCGCCGACCTGCGCGCGCTGCAGTTGCTGCTCGGGCACAGCTCGCTGTCGACCACCCAGATCTACACCCTGGTCGCGCGCGAGCAGCTCAAGCGCCTGCACGCGAAGCACCATCCGCGCGGTTGA
- a CDS encoding DsbC family protein, with product MKRILLAMLGAASLSACAQAPQGAVANPAEAAKPAVAAAMPATPKVAAGSAEARAVAAVRSLNAAVAIDKVGPAPMPGFREVVAGTQVVYVSDDGDYLFLPGPGGALFNLRAKRNLTQDTVAGLRRDLLKAIPASERIVFAPASPKYTVTVFTDAECGYCRKLHSEIAEYNRQGIAVEYLAFPRMGLGTEDYKKMVSVWCAADRRKALTEVKAGRDLPARQCPNTVEQQYRIGLQAGVGETGTPTVLTADGVQLGGYVPPARLREALDRLAAEAKGAAKAPPAGAAGPASAAGGA from the coding sequence ATGAAACGCATCCTGCTCGCCATGCTCGGCGCCGCCAGTCTGTCCGCCTGCGCGCAGGCGCCGCAGGGCGCGGTCGCGAACCCGGCGGAGGCCGCCAAGCCGGCCGTCGCGGCCGCGATGCCCGCCACGCCGAAGGTCGCCGCCGGCAGCGCCGAGGCGCGCGCGGTCGCGGCGGTGCGCTCGCTCAACGCCGCGGTCGCCATCGACAAGGTCGGCCCGGCGCCGATGCCGGGCTTCCGCGAGGTGGTCGCCGGCACCCAGGTGGTCTATGTCAGCGACGACGGCGACTACCTGTTCCTGCCCGGGCCCGGCGGGGCGCTGTTCAACCTGCGGGCCAAGCGCAACCTGACCCAGGACACCGTGGCCGGCCTGCGCCGCGACCTGCTCAAGGCGATCCCCGCCAGCGAGCGCATCGTGTTCGCCCCGGCCAGCCCGAAGTACACGGTCACCGTGTTCACCGACGCCGAATGCGGCTACTGCCGCAAGCTGCACAGCGAGATCGCCGAGTACAACCGCCAGGGCATCGCGGTGGAGTACCTGGCGTTCCCGCGCATGGGCCTGGGCACCGAGGACTACAAGAAAATGGTGTCGGTGTGGTGCGCGGCCGACCGGCGCAAGGCCCTGACCGAGGTCAAGGCCGGGCGCGACCTGCCGGCCCGGCAGTGTCCGAACACGGTCGAGCAGCAGTACCGGATCGGGCTGCAGGCCGGCGTCGGCGAGACCGGCACGCCGACGGTGCTGACCGCCGACGGCGTCCAGCTCGGCGGTTATGTCCCGCCGGCGCGGCTGCGCGAGGCGTTGGACCGCCTGGCGGCCGAGGCCAAGGGGGCGGCGAAGGCGCCGCCCGCGGGCGCGGCCGGGCCGGCGTCGGCGGCTGGGGGCGCGTGA
- a CDS encoding RDD family protein encodes MTQPAAATAPDRPAALIGWRLLSLFYDFWPVLALWMLIGAVMVAAFTVAGHDTHENIRPLTAWWFLEWALCWLAAGGYATLSWRRGGQTLGMRPWRLRVGAAEGGVPGWKALWLRYAVGTLSLALGGLGFWWAWFDRDRLTWHDRASGTRTSRLPKRPR; translated from the coding sequence ATGACTCAACCCGCCGCCGCCACAGCCCCCGACCGCCCCGCCGCCCTGATCGGCTGGCGCCTGCTCTCGCTGTTCTACGACTTCTGGCCGGTGCTGGCGCTGTGGATGCTGATCGGCGCGGTGATGGTGGCGGCATTCACCGTCGCCGGGCACGACACCCACGAGAACATCCGGCCGCTGACCGCTTGGTGGTTCCTGGAATGGGCGCTGTGCTGGCTCGCCGCCGGCGGCTACGCCACGTTGAGCTGGCGCCGCGGCGGCCAGACCCTGGGGATGCGGCCGTGGCGGCTGCGGGTCGGCGCCGCCGAGGGCGGCGTGCCGGGCTGGAAGGCGCTGTGGCTGCGCTACGCGGTCGGCACGCTGTCGCTGGCGCTGGGCGGACTGGGATTCTGGTGGGCCTGGTTCGACCGCGACCGGCTCACCTGGCACGACCGCGCCAGCGGCACGCGCACTTCGCGCCTGCCCAAGCGCCCGCGCTGA
- the gspE gene encoding type II secretion system ATPase GspE, giving the protein MAADGQAAVDARIVDALLAKGRLKDADLARARRLQEETGGSLLALLARLGLVSERDHAETVAAVLGLPLVSVKDAPELPPEGVSLTPKFMKQFAVCPVAESETHVDVLMADPQDGYQLDALRLASGGRQIRPAVALRAEVGDLVERWFGQGRSAMGAIVETAEGEGSGDLDDVEHLRDLASEAPVIRLVNLVIQRAVELRASDIHIEPFENRLKVRYRIDGVLAEGESPPANLTAAVISRIKIMAKLNIAERRLPQDGRIMLRVQGKELDLRVSTVPTAHGESVVMRLLDRETVVFDFYKLGFTDEFLPQFQKVLDQPHGIMLVTGPTGSGKTTTLYTALSKLNTSDVKIITVEDPVEYQIEGINQIQAKPQIGLDFAHALRSIVRQDPDIIMIGEMRDLETCRIAIQSALTGHLVLSTLHTNNAAGGITRLLDMGVEDYLLTSTINGILAQRLVRRLEPTHAEKYPASPEEIEKFSLRRYQPEGEIYLYRPRGSALAPSGYHGRTTIMEFLVMNDELRRAVMRHAGMGEIEQIARETASMRTMYEDGIAKALAGLTTIEEVLRVTEDA; this is encoded by the coding sequence GTGGCCGCGGACGGCCAGGCCGCGGTCGACGCGCGCATCGTCGACGCGTTGCTGGCCAAGGGCCGGCTCAAGGACGCCGACCTGGCCCGCGCGCGCCGCCTGCAGGAGGAAACCGGCGGCAGCCTGCTGGCGCTGCTGGCCCGCCTGGGCCTGGTGTCCGAGCGCGACCACGCCGAGACCGTCGCGGCGGTGCTGGGCCTGCCGCTGGTCAGCGTCAAGGACGCGCCGGAGCTGCCGCCCGAGGGCGTCAGCCTGACCCCGAAGTTCATGAAGCAGTTCGCCGTGTGCCCGGTGGCCGAGAGCGAGACCCACGTCGATGTGCTGATGGCCGATCCGCAGGACGGCTACCAGCTCGACGCGCTGCGCCTGGCCAGCGGCGGCCGCCAGATCCGCCCGGCGGTGGCGCTGCGCGCCGAGGTCGGCGACCTGGTCGAGCGCTGGTTCGGCCAGGGCCGCAGCGCCATGGGCGCGATCGTGGAGACCGCCGAAGGCGAGGGCAGCGGCGACCTCGACGACGTCGAGCACCTGCGCGACCTGGCCTCGGAAGCGCCGGTGATCCGGCTGGTGAACCTGGTGATCCAGCGCGCGGTCGAGCTGCGCGCGTCCGACATCCACATCGAGCCGTTCGAGAACCGGCTCAAGGTGCGCTACCGCATCGACGGCGTGCTGGCCGAGGGCGAGAGCCCGCCGGCCAACCTGACCGCGGCGGTGATCAGCCGCATCAAGATCATGGCCAAGCTCAACATCGCCGAGCGCCGGCTGCCGCAGGACGGCCGCATCATGCTGCGGGTGCAGGGCAAGGAGCTCGACCTGCGCGTGAGCACGGTGCCGACCGCGCACGGCGAGTCGGTGGTGATGCGTCTGCTCGACCGCGAAACGGTGGTGTTCGACTTCTACAAGCTCGGCTTCACCGACGAATTCCTGCCGCAGTTCCAGAAGGTGCTCGACCAGCCGCACGGGATCATGCTGGTGACCGGCCCGACCGGCTCGGGCAAGACCACCACGCTGTACACCGCGCTGAGCAAGCTCAACACCAGCGACGTCAAGATCATCACCGTCGAGGACCCGGTCGAGTACCAGATCGAGGGCATCAACCAGATCCAGGCCAAGCCGCAGATCGGCCTGGACTTCGCCCACGCCCTGCGCTCGATCGTGCGCCAGGACCCGGACATCATCATGATCGGCGAAATGCGCGATCTGGAGACCTGCCGGATCGCGATCCAGTCGGCGCTGACCGGCCACTTGGTCTTGTCGACGCTGCACACCAACAACGCCGCCGGCGGCATCACCCGCCTGCTCGACATGGGCGTCGAGGACTATCTGCTGACCTCGACCATCAACGGCATCCTCGCCCAGCGCCTGGTGCGCCGGCTGGAGCCGACCCATGCCGAGAAATACCCGGCCTCGCCCGAGGAAATCGAAAAGTTCTCGCTGCGCCGCTACCAGCCCGAAGGCGAGATTTATCTGTACCGCCCGCGTGGATCGGCGCTCGCGCCGAGCGGCTACCACGGCCGCACCACGATCATGGAGTTCCTGGTCATGAACGACGAACTGCGCCGCGCGGTGATGCGCCATGCCGGCATGGGCGAGATCGAGCAGATCGCGCGCGAGACCGCGAGCATGCGCACCATGTACGAGGACGGCATCGCCAAGGCGCTGGCGGGGCTGACCACGATCGAGGAAGTGCTGCGGGTGACCGAGGACGCATGA
- the purL gene encoding phosphoribosylformylglycinamidine synthase produces MTGPALHGSSDMIVLEGPSALSSFRRERLQARLSALHPSVRLLDAWPVYWVEPESGRAPDDATLRRILQAEAAQAARADGAVSRYATPRLGTLSPWASKATELLRGAGQPVKRVERGLRYDLAGWPDDAPTQGALAKVLHDPMTQSLLEARDDAAALFATPARGELERIALDELEAANARLGLALAEDEIAYLRERYTALGRAPADVELMMFAQANSEHCRHKIFNASWTLDGRDQPQSLFKMIKYTHAQTPENTLSAYSDNAAVVEGYPARRFRPQPGSQAYAAEAQVDSAFCIKVETHNHPTAIAPFPGASTGNGGEIRDEGATGRGGRPKAGLCGFSVSHLRIPTLPQPWEGARALNPRMAPALEIMLDGPIGAAAFNNEFGRPNLVGYFRSFELGQGEIARAYDKPIMLAGGLGAIDRVQVAKRGLKPGHAVIVLGGPAMLIGLGGGAASSVASGDSDESLDFASVQRDNPEMERRCQEVIDRCVALGDANPIDSAHDVGAGGLSNAIPELLHDSSLGGVIDLARVPSDDPSLSPMQLWCNESQERYVLGLPADRVADFAAICERERCPFAVVGYATAEEHLVVGYGATVENARESGRDWPIDLPMDVLFGKPPKMHRDTRHPAPAPWPELDWSGLDLREAGLRVLAHPTVAAKNFLITIGDRTVGGLVARDQMVGPWQVPVADCAITLSGFDGFVGEAMAIGERTPLALLDAAAAARMAVGEAITNLCAAPVESLNRIKLSANWMAAASHPGEDALLFDAVKAVGMELCPELELSIPVGKDSLSMQAQWSGDRGPGTGDPDADASTGPGSPVPGPVTHKSVSPVSLIVSAFAPVVDVRQQLTPLLSREAETELWLIGLGAGKQRLGGSVLAQVHPHAGAGNASDGGGLPAFAGAPGENARHGSGVPDLDSPQRLRDFFELIRDAREAGLLLAYHDRSDGGAFAALAEMAFCSRLGLDISLDGWGEDPFRTLFNEELGAIVQIHDEDRAVFADLVARHGLIDCAQRIAKPTTAPSVRVKDDGKILVEWRWDELFDAWWSTSHALQKLRDNPDCADEERALARDFAAPGLKPKLNFDPNEDIAAPFINTGARPKVAILREQGVNGQIEMAAAFDQAGFEAFDVHMSDLISGRFDLAEFKGFAACGGFSYGDVLGAGRGWATSILERSALRDAFAAFFAREDSFSLGVCNGCQMLAQLKPIVPGAEHWPVFLRNRSEQFEARLGLLEVVESPSLFLRGMAGSRIPVAVAHGEGRASFADNLDQSAADIALRYIDGDGRVAERYPLNPNGSPDGIAGLSSRDGRATILMPHPERTLRAANFSWAPKDWAGDSPWLRMFRNARVWVG; encoded by the coding sequence ATGACGGGCCCTGCGTTGCACGGTTCTTCGGACATGATCGTCCTCGAGGGCCCCTCGGCCCTGTCTTCGTTCCGCCGCGAGCGGCTGCAAGCCCGCCTGTCCGCCCTCCATCCCTCCGTCCGCCTGCTCGATGCCTGGCCCGTGTACTGGGTCGAGCCCGAGTCCGGCCGCGCGCCCGACGACGCCACCCTGCGCCGCATCCTGCAGGCCGAAGCGGCGCAAGCCGCGCGCGCCGACGGCGCCGTGTCGCGCTACGCGACCCCGCGCCTGGGCACGCTGTCGCCGTGGGCCAGCAAGGCCACCGAGCTGCTGCGCGGCGCCGGCCAGCCGGTCAAGCGGGTCGAACGCGGCCTGCGCTACGACCTGGCCGGATGGCCGGACGACGCGCCGACCCAGGGCGCGCTGGCCAAGGTCCTGCACGATCCGATGACCCAGTCGCTGCTGGAAGCGCGCGACGACGCGGCCGCGTTGTTCGCGACGCCGGCGCGCGGCGAACTCGAACGCATCGCCCTGGACGAACTGGAAGCCGCCAACGCCCGCCTCGGCCTGGCCCTGGCCGAGGACGAGATCGCCTACCTGCGCGAGCGCTACACCGCGCTCGGCCGCGCCCCGGCCGACGTCGAACTGATGATGTTCGCCCAGGCCAACTCCGAGCACTGCCGGCACAAGATCTTCAACGCATCCTGGACTCTCGACGGCCGCGACCAGCCGCAGTCGCTGTTCAAGATGATCAAGTACACCCACGCGCAGACGCCCGAGAACACGCTCTCGGCATACAGCGACAACGCCGCGGTGGTGGAAGGCTATCCGGCGCGCCGGTTCCGCCCGCAGCCGGGCAGCCAGGCCTACGCGGCCGAAGCGCAGGTCGACTCGGCGTTCTGCATCAAGGTCGAGACCCACAACCATCCGACCGCGATCGCTCCCTTTCCAGGAGCGAGCACCGGCAACGGCGGCGAGATCCGCGACGAAGGCGCGACCGGCCGCGGCGGCCGGCCCAAGGCCGGCCTGTGCGGTTTCAGCGTCTCGCACCTGCGCATCCCGACCCTGCCGCAACCGTGGGAAGGCGCGCGCGCGCTGAACCCGCGCATGGCGCCGGCGCTGGAGATCATGCTCGACGGCCCGATCGGCGCGGCGGCGTTCAACAACGAATTCGGCCGGCCCAACCTGGTCGGCTATTTCCGCAGCTTCGAACTCGGCCAGGGCGAGATCGCCCGCGCCTACGACAAGCCGATCATGCTCGCCGGCGGCCTCGGCGCGATCGACCGCGTGCAGGTCGCCAAGCGCGGGCTCAAGCCCGGCCATGCGGTGATCGTGCTCGGCGGCCCGGCGATGCTGATCGGCCTGGGCGGCGGCGCGGCCAGCTCGGTCGCGTCCGGCGACAGCGACGAGTCGCTCGACTTCGCCAGCGTGCAGCGCGACAACCCGGAGATGGAGCGCCGCTGCCAGGAAGTGATCGACCGCTGCGTCGCGCTCGGCGACGCCAACCCGATCGACAGCGCCCACGACGTCGGCGCCGGCGGCCTGTCCAACGCGATCCCCGAACTGCTGCACGACTCCAGCCTCGGCGGCGTGATCGATCTGGCGCGCGTGCCCAGCGACGATCCCTCGCTGTCGCCGATGCAGCTGTGGTGCAACGAATCGCAGGAGCGCTACGTGCTCGGTCTGCCGGCAGACCGCGTGGCCGACTTCGCCGCGATTTGCGAACGCGAGCGCTGCCCGTTCGCGGTGGTCGGCTATGCCACCGCCGAGGAGCATCTGGTCGTCGGCTACGGCGCGACGGTCGAGAACGCGCGCGAAAGCGGCCGCGACTGGCCGATCGACCTGCCGATGGACGTGCTGTTCGGCAAGCCGCCGAAGATGCACCGCGACACCCGCCACCCGGCGCCCGCGCCGTGGCCGGAACTGGACTGGAGCGGCCTGGACCTGCGCGAAGCCGGCCTGCGCGTGCTCGCCCATCCGACCGTGGCGGCGAAGAACTTCCTCATCACCATCGGCGACCGCACCGTCGGCGGCCTGGTCGCGCGCGACCAGATGGTCGGCCCGTGGCAAGTGCCGGTGGCCGATTGCGCGATCACCCTCAGCGGCTTCGACGGTTTCGTCGGCGAAGCGATGGCGATCGGCGAACGCACCCCGCTGGCCCTGCTCGACGCGGCCGCGGCCGCGCGCATGGCGGTCGGCGAAGCGATCACCAACCTGTGCGCGGCGCCGGTGGAATCGCTGAACCGGATCAAGCTGTCGGCGAACTGGATGGCGGCCGCATCGCACCCGGGCGAAGACGCGTTGCTGTTCGACGCGGTCAAGGCCGTCGGCATGGAACTGTGTCCCGAGCTCGAACTGAGCATTCCGGTCGGCAAGGATTCGCTGTCGATGCAGGCGCAGTGGAGCGGGGACCGGGGACCGGGGACCGGGGACCCGGATGCCGATGCCTCTACCGGTCCCGGGTCCCCGGTCCCCGGTCCCGTGACGCACAAATCGGTGTCGCCGGTGTCGCTGATCGTCAGCGCGTTCGCGCCGGTGGTCGACGTGCGCCAGCAACTGACGCCGCTGCTGTCGCGCGAAGCCGAGACCGAGCTGTGGCTGATCGGCCTCGGCGCGGGCAAGCAGCGCCTGGGCGGTTCGGTGCTGGCGCAGGTGCATCCGCACGCCGGCGCCGGCAATGCGTCCGACGGCGGCGGCCTGCCGGCGTTCGCCGGCGCGCCGGGCGAGAACGCGCGCCATGGCAGCGGCGTGCCCGATCTCGACAGCCCGCAGCGCCTGCGCGATTTCTTCGAACTGATCCGCGACGCGCGCGAGGCCGGCCTGCTGCTGGCCTACCACGACCGCAGCGACGGCGGCGCGTTCGCCGCGCTCGCGGAAATGGCGTTCTGCTCGCGCCTGGGCCTGGACATCAGCCTCGACGGCTGGGGCGAGGACCCGTTCCGCACCCTGTTCAACGAAGAGCTCGGCGCGATCGTGCAGATCCACGACGAAGACCGCGCGGTGTTCGCCGACCTGGTCGCGCGCCACGGCCTGATCGACTGCGCCCAGCGCATCGCCAAGCCGACCACGGCGCCGTCGGTGCGGGTCAAGGACGACGGCAAGATCCTGGTCGAATGGCGCTGGGACGAGCTGTTCGACGCCTGGTGGTCGACCAGCCACGCGCTGCAGAAGCTGCGCGACAACCCCGACTGCGCCGACGAGGAACGCGCGCTCGCGCGCGACTTCGCCGCGCCGGGGTTGAAGCCGAAGCTCAACTTCGATCCGAACGAAGACATCGCCGCACCCTTCATCAACACGGGTGCGCGGCCGAAGGTGGCGATCCTGCGCGAGCAGGGCGTCAACGGCCAGATCGAAATGGCGGCCGCGTTCGACCAGGCCGGTTTCGAAGCCTTCGACGTGCACATGAGCGACCTGATCTCGGGCCGCTTCGACCTCGCCGAGTTCAAGGGCTTCGCCGCCTGCGGCGGCTTCAGCTACGGCGACGTGCTAGGCGCGGGCCGCGGCTGGGCCACCAGCATCCTGGAACGCAGCGCGCTGCGCGACGCCTTCGCCGCGTTCTTCGCGCGCGAGGACAGCTTCTCGCTCGGCGTGTGCAACGGCTGCCAGATGCTGGCCCAGCTCAAGCCGATCGTGCCCGGCGCCGAGCACTGGCCGGTGTTCCTGCGCAACCGCAGCGAACAGTTCGAAGCGCGCCTGGGCCTGCTGGAAGTGGTCGAATCGCCGTCGCTGTTCCTGCGCGGCATGGCCGGCTCGCGCATCCCGGTCGCGGTCGCGCACGGCGAAGGCCGCGCCAGCTTCGCCGACAACCTCGACCAGAGCGCGGCCGACATCGCCCTGCGCTACATCGACGGCGACGGCCGCGTGGCCGAGCGTTACCCGCTCAACCCCAACGGCTCGCCCGACGGCATCGCCGGCCTGAGCAGCCGCGACGGCCGCGCGACGATCCTGATGCCGCACCCCGAGCGCACCCTGCGCGCGGCCAACTTCAGTTGGGCGCCGAAGGACTGGGCCGGGGATTCGCCGTGGCTGCGGATGTTCCGCAATGCGCGGGTGTGGGTCGGATAA